One Parvularculales bacterium DNA segment encodes these proteins:
- the rplA gene encoding 50S ribosomal protein L1 yields the protein MSARGKRYKNSAEGVSRDELYSLDAAVGIIRKGATAKFDETIELAVNLGVDPRHADQMVRGVCNLPNGSGRTVRVAVFARDAKADEAREAGADIVGAEDLIEQVQGGAVDFDRCIATPDMMPLVGRLGKVLGPRGLMPNPKVGTVTADVAEAVKAVKSGAVEFKVEKEGVVQAGIGKASFEEEKIAGNIRAMMDALQKAKPSGVKGTYVKRIALSSTMGPSVRIDPASVSGGLGA from the coding sequence ATGTCAGCCAGAGGCAAACGGTATAAAAATTCCGCAGAGGGTGTATCTCGTGATGAACTGTACTCTCTTGATGCGGCGGTCGGGATTATCAGGAAAGGGGCGACGGCCAAATTTGATGAAACCATAGAGCTGGCCGTTAATTTAGGTGTTGATCCCCGCCATGCCGATCAGATGGTGCGGGGTGTATGCAATCTGCCCAATGGGTCCGGCCGGACGGTCCGGGTGGCGGTTTTTGCAAGAGATGCCAAAGCGGATGAGGCGCGTGAGGCGGGGGCTGATATTGTGGGCGCGGAAGATTTGATAGAGCAGGTTCAGGGGGGGGCGGTAGATTTCGACAGATGTATTGCCACGCCGGACATGATGCCTCTTGTAGGGCGTCTTGGTAAGGTGCTTGGGCCTCGCGGTCTTATGCCGAACCCTAAAGTTGGTACGGTGACGGCGGATGTTGCGGAGGCCGTTAAAGCGGTCAAGAGTGGTGCGGTTGAGTTTAAGGTTGAGAAAGAGGGTGTTGTGCAGGCGGGTATTGGCAAGGCAAGTTTTGAAGAAGAAAAAATTGCCGGGAATATACGCGCCATGATGGACGCCCTTCAAAAGGCGAAACCATCGGGGGTGAAGGGCACTTATGTGAAGCGCATTGCCTTGAGTTCCACTATGGGGCCGAGTGTCAGAATTGATCCGGCAAGCGTTTCAGGCGGCTTGGGTGCGTAA
- the rplJ gene encoding 50S ribosomal protein L10: protein MNRAEKAQEVSSLRDVFAGPGTVIVTHYSGLNVSQLTDLRGRMMERGAAFRVVKNRLVKLAIVGAEAEGLGDLLTGPTAIAFSEDPVAAPKIVADFAKEHENLIIRGGIMGDVLLDVAAVKALADLPSLDELRGRLVGMIQTPATRIAGVLQAPAGQLARVMGAYAASD from the coding sequence GTGAATAGAGCGGAAAAAGCACAGGAAGTATCGTCACTGCGGGACGTCTTCGCCGGTCCGGGAACGGTCATTGTGACGCACTATAGCGGGCTGAATGTATCCCAGCTGACGGATTTGCGTGGACGGATGATGGAAAGAGGGGCGGCTTTTCGGGTTGTCAAAAACCGTCTGGTGAAACTGGCTATAGTGGGAGCGGAGGCTGAAGGTCTTGGAGATTTGCTTACGGGGCCGACAGCGATTGCTTTTTCGGAAGATCCGGTGGCGGCCCCCAAAATTGTTGCTGATTTTGCTAAGGAACACGAAAACCTGATTATTCGGGGCGGCATCATGGGGGATGTACTTCTCGATGTGGCAGCTGTTAAGGCGCTGGCCGATTTGCCGTCTCTGGATGAGCTGAGAGGGCGTTTGGTCGGTATGATACAAACACCGGCCACGCGTATTGCCGGTGTACTACAGGCTCCCGCCGGACAACTGGCCCGCGTCATGGGTGCATACGCGGCAAGTGATTAA
- the rplK gene encoding 50S ribosomal protein L11 translates to MMAQIAGYLKMQVPAGQANPSPPIGPALGQRGLNIMEFCKAFNEATQGLEQGMPVPTMVTIYADKSFTFTTKTPPAAWYLKKAANLKKGGSTPGREIAGKVSVAQCREIAETKLQDLNATDLDAATKIIMGSARAMGLEVQE, encoded by the coding sequence ATTATGGCGCAGATAGCAGGTTATTTGAAAATGCAGGTACCCGCGGGGCAGGCTAACCCCTCGCCTCCCATTGGTCCGGCACTTGGTCAGCGGGGCTTGAATATTATGGAGTTCTGCAAGGCTTTCAATGAAGCCACTCAGGGGTTGGAGCAGGGCATGCCCGTACCGACAATGGTCACAATATACGCCGACAAGAGTTTTACCTTCACCACTAAAACTCCGCCGGCTGCATGGTACTTGAAAAAGGCGGCCAATCTTAAAAAAGGGGGTTCAACCCCCGGACGGGAAATTGCGGGGAAGGTGAGTGTCGCGCAATGCCGTGAGATTGCGGAAACCAAACTGCAAGATCTGAACGCCACCGATCTGGATGCGGCGACAAAAATTATTATGGGCTCGGCGCGGGCCATGGGGTTGGAGGTTCAGGAGTAA
- the tuf gene encoding elongation factor Tu (EF-Tu; promotes GTP-dependent binding of aminoacyl-tRNA to the A-site of ribosomes during protein biosynthesis; when the tRNA anticodon matches the mRNA codon, GTP hydrolysis results; the inactive EF-Tu-GDP leaves the ribosome and release of GDP is promoted by elongation factor Ts; many prokaryotes have two copies of the gene encoding EF-Tu): EMVMPGDNCKMEVTLISPIAMEEKLRFAIREGGRTVGAGIVSKILE; encoded by the coding sequence GAGATGGTTATGCCGGGAGATAATTGCAAGATGGAGGTTACGTTGATCTCACCGATAGCGATGGAGGAGAAGTTGCGCTTTGCTATCCGTGAGGGTGGCCGGACGGTTGGTGCGGGCATCGTATCTAAAATCCTGGAGTAG
- the nusG gene encoding transcription termination/antitermination protein NusG, whose protein sequence is MEKRWYIVHTYSNFEYKVADAIREQTVAAGLEDQIEEVLVPTEEVIEVKRGRKQNAERKFFPGYLLVRMEMTDEAYHLVKGLPKVTGFLGSSTKPSPVSQREVDQIRSRVQEGVERPRPSVTFDIGEQVRVADGPFASFNGLVEDVDMEKARLKVAVSIFGRATPVELEYGQVEKL, encoded by the coding sequence ATGGAAAAACGCTGGTACATCGTACATACCTACTCCAACTTTGAGTACAAGGTTGCTGATGCCATTCGGGAGCAGACGGTGGCGGCCGGTCTTGAAGATCAGATTGAGGAGGTGCTTGTACCGACGGAAGAGGTCATCGAGGTTAAACGCGGACGCAAACAGAATGCGGAGCGCAAGTTTTTCCCGGGATATTTGCTGGTCAGGATGGAGATGACGGACGAAGCCTACCATCTGGTCAAGGGCTTGCCTAAAGTAACGGGTTTTCTGGGGAGTAGTACAAAACCCTCGCCGGTCAGCCAGAGGGAGGTAGATCAGATCAGGTCCCGGGTACAGGAAGGGGTAGAGCGGCCCAGGCCTTCTGTGACCTTTGATATTGGAGAGCAGGTTCGGGTGGCAGATGGTCCGTTCGCTTCTTTCAATGGTCTGGTAGAGGATGTGGATATGGAGAAGGCGCGTTTGAAAGTGGCGGTGTCTATTTTTGGTCGGGCCACGCCGGTGGAATTGGAATATGGACAGGTTGAAAAACTGTAG
- the rplL gene encoding 50S ribosomal protein L7/L12, with protein sequence MADLQKIADDLSGLTVMEAAELSKMLEEKWGVSAAAPVAVAGVAAPAGEDAGGAEEKDSFTVVMTSFGDKKINVIKEVRTITGLGLKEAKELVEGAPGDVKADVPKDEANEIKEKLEAAGATVELK encoded by the coding sequence ATGGCTGATTTGCAAAAGATAGCGGATGATCTCTCCGGCCTTACGGTAATGGAGGCTGCGGAGTTATCCAAAATGTTGGAAGAGAAGTGGGGCGTATCGGCGGCAGCGCCGGTAGCAGTCGCAGGCGTTGCGGCACCTGCCGGTGAAGATGCCGGTGGGGCAGAGGAAAAAGATTCCTTTACCGTTGTGATGACCTCTTTTGGTGATAAGAAAATCAATGTCATTAAAGAGGTGCGTACAATAACAGGTCTTGGTCTCAAAGAAGCCAAGGAATTGGTAGAAGGTGCGCCCGGTGACGTAAAAGCGGATGTGCCTAAAGACGAGGCCAACGAAATCAAGGAAAAACTTGAGGCGGCGGGTGCCACTGTGGAGTTAAAATAA
- the secE gene encoding preprotein translocase subunit SecE translates to MAKTKPLEFIQQVRSETSKVTWPTRNETVVTTVMVFIMVFLAAIFFLLADQVLNFVVKYLLGVGA, encoded by the coding sequence ATGGCAAAAACAAAACCGTTAGAGTTTATACAGCAGGTACGTTCGGAAACCTCCAAGGTAACATGGCCCACCCGCAACGAAACCGTTGTAACGACGGTCATGGTGTTCATCATGGTTTTTCTGGCGGCGATATTTTTCTTGCTGGCAGATCAGGTTCTTAATTTTGTCGTGAAATATTTGTTGGGCGTTGGCGCGTGA